One Vigna unguiculata cultivar IT97K-499-35 chromosome 11, ASM411807v1, whole genome shotgun sequence DNA window includes the following coding sequences:
- the LOC114169946 gene encoding probable O-methyltransferase 3 has protein sequence MECKSEDRVSKLLAAQTHVWNHIFSFISSMSLKCAIDLEIPDIIHKHGEPMPLSQLTASLSMNPSKANNIYRLMRILTHSGFFSEVKVNENELEVGYALTDASTLLLKDNPLSVTPLLHAMLDPILTKPYHELGTWFRNDDPSPFHTAHGMKIWDYAGRDQKLNKLFNDAMASDAELVSNVVIERCGGVLKGLESVVDVGGGTGTMAKAIAKSFPHIDCTVFDLPHVVAGLQGSDNLKFVGGDMFEWVPPADAVLLKWILHDWNDEQCVRILKKCKEGVKKKVIAIDIVVESEKVDHESTETQLMADMVVMALYAGKERTEKEWAKIIFSAGFSDYKIIPVVGLRSLVEIYP, from the exons ATGGAGTGCAAGAGTGAAGATCGTGTCTCAAAACTACTTGCTGCTCAAACCCATGTTTGGAATCACATTTTCAGCTTCATAAGTTCCATGTCCCTAAAATGTGCAATTGATTTGGAAATACCTGACATCATACACAAGCATGGTGAACCCATGCCACTCTCACAACTCACTGCTTCACTATCAATGAATCCTTCCAAAGCCAACAACATCTACCGGTTGATGCGAATCTTGACCCATTCTGGGTTCTTCTCTGAAGTGAAGGTGAATGAGAATGAGCTTGAAGTGGGTTATGCGTTGACTGATGCATCCACTTTGCTACTTAAGGACAACCCCTTGAGTGTGACACCTTTATTGCATGCCATGCTTGATCCAATTTTGACAAAGCCATATCATGAATTGGGTACATGGTTCAGGAATGATGATCCCTCGCCATTCCACACAGCGCATGGGATGAAAATATGGGACTACGCTGGGCGTGATCAAAAACTGAATAAGCTTTTCAATGATGCGATGGCGAGTGACGCTGAATTGGTTTCCAATGTGGTGATTGAGAGGTGTGGGGGAGTGTTGAAGGGGTTGGAGTCAGTTGTTGATGTTGGGGGAGGCACAGGTACCATGGCAAAGGCGATTGCCAAATCATTCCCTCACATAGACTGTACCGTATTTGATCTCCCACACGTTGTTGCCGGGTTACAAGGATCTGACAACTTAAAATTTGTTGGAGGTGACATGTTTGAGTGGGTTCCTCCTGCAGATGCCGTTCTGTTGAAg TGGATATTGCATGACTGGAATGACGAGCAGTGTGTGAGAATACTGAAGAAATGCAAGGAGGGAGTAAAGAAGAAGGTGATAGCGATAGACATAGTGGTGGAGAGTGAAAAGGTTGATCATGAATCAACTGAAACACAGCTGATGGCTGATATGGTTGTGATGGCGTTGTATGCTGGAAAAGAGAGAACCGAGAAAGAGTGGGCTAAGATCATTTTCTCTGCTGGTTTCAGTGACTACAAGATAATTCCAGTGGTGGGTTTGAGGTCTCTGGTTGAGATTTATCCCTAA